From the candidate division KSB1 bacterium genome, the window CGAAGGAGAAATTCAGGTTAAAAGCGAAGTTGGCAAAGGGACCAGGTACCAAATAAAATTACCTGTTAATTTAAGCGATTAACCTGGATAATTCATGAATCATATGATAGAAGCAGGGATGCCGGCAATGGAAGCCATAAAATGTGCCACGGTTAACGCCGCTGATTTACTGGGAAAATCTGATGTTCTTGGCACCTTAAAACCAGGATATTATGCGGATATTGTGGCTGTAGAAAAGAATCCACTGCAAAATATCTCAGCTTTAAAAGAGATCGCCTTTGTGATGAAGGAAGGCACAATCTACAAACAAGACGGAACTGCAAATCCGAAGGCGTTCGGATTAAAATAAAATACCGGGTTCGTTGACTAACGCCCTTTGCTTTTGATTCGATTCTCTATGGATTCAAAATACCTCTTATAATAGAACTGTTCCTTTCCTACATCCATCTCAACCTGGAACCATCCTGACATTTGACTTCTTTCTTCTGAAATGATGGTTAATGTAAGCTTGGTTTCCTGGTCGCTGACTTGAATGACTTTGCCGGTTACCTTTGCCCTTCTATTAGTCATGGATCTGGTTGCCCAACCGGCACCTTCCCTGTATTCCGTCTCAATGTCCCCGGAAGACAGATTCGCTTTATTGATCTGGAATCCACGTTCTTGGAAATAATCTACCGTACTCTCAAAAGTGTTTTCATAAGATGCAGTGAACACCCGGGATCTATATTTAGATGTTGTCATCGAAGAACCGGCGCATCCGATTAAAACCAACAAAGTAAAAATGTTAATGGTATTCTTTCTCATTCTACCTCCCTTGCCTGATAGTTAGATTTGATGGGTTATGAAAGTTCGGTTAATATTTGATCAAATGTAGTCAAACAGACAAATATTATCAATGAAATACAATGGAATCCGCCTTAAATTCAAGAAGATATTACTATCAAATTTCATTTTTTACTAATCTTCTAAAGCTCTTAACTTAGCTTCAATCAATTTTTTATGAGAGAGCCGAAGTAAAGAAGCGAGTTTGCGGACCAGGTAATCTTCATGCTCATCGACCTTGCCATCCGCATACAGCAACTTCCATAATAACTCCACAACCCGAATTTTTTCTTCTTCTGAATAATTCTCGTTAATGAGATTGGTAAAACGCCATAAATCGATACTGCCCTGCAATTCCTTGTTGGCAGTCTCGGAAAGTTCTAAAGCATGTTCTTCAGATAGGTCATATTCTTCTTTCAAAATTGACATAATACTTTCCCGCTCAGCATCACTAAACTCACCATCAATATTAACCATTTCGAGAAAAAGAGCGCAGGTTGCAATCCGAATATCCTGTTCTTTTACCTCGTTTGTTTGGCTTGATCGCTCTTCAGTTTTGGTTTCAAATATTCTTTTTAAGAAATCCATGGTTACACTCTACTTTCTAATGGCTTAAATAATGTGAATCACAAAATGATAATCAAGAAAAATATTTTCGCACAAAAAAATTCGAATGCTTTTCTCAAATTGTGGTTATATTAATTTTGTGACTTTACATTTACGGTACTTATTTGAGTTTGATTGAATTATTCTTTGATACCGCAAGGCTATGCGAAATCCGACAGTATTTGTAAATACTGAAAATGGATCGTGACTGAGTTAAGCACAGCGATCTCAGCCTCGTAGGTTATACATTGCGGAAACCACTGGGTTAATTTCCGCAACGATCTGTTTAAATGAGTTATTTTTGTATGAATTTGCAAAAACTAATTTATTCAGTTTTATTTAAATCACTTTGTAACTTTTCTGCTTGAATTGTTGTAGTTAAGAATAATACCCTTTCCTATTAACTTCGACCAGGAGGCTACCCATGAAAAACAAAAAATCCTTTTTGTTACTATTCATTTTCATGCTGTTTTGCATTACACATGTTCATACTGGGAATACATTCGCCCAAACAGATAAAAAAAATCGAAAGAAAGTTCAGTCAATTATTAATGACTTGGATATCCAAATTCCAAAACTCATGCAGCAGGCCAATATCCCAGGACTTTCCATTGCACTCATCGATCATGCAGAAATAGTGTGGGCGAAAGGTTTTGGTGTAAAGGACAATAAGACCAAAGAACCTGTTACGGAAAATACCGTTTTCGAAGTAGGTTCACTAACTAAACCGGCTTTTGCTTACGCAATCATGAAAATGGTGGAAAATGAACAACTCGATTTAGACCAGCCATTGTCAAAATATCTACCTGAAAAATACATCGAAGATGACCGGATCGACCAGATCACCGCTCGAAAAGTATTGAGCCATCAAACCGGTTTTCCGAATTGGCGTCCTAGAGATAGAGAGTTAAAGATTCTTTTTACACCAGGAGAAAGATTTAGCTATTCAGGAGAGGGTTATGTTTATCTGCAAGCAGTGCTCGATGAGCTTACTGCCGAGCAAGTCAACGAAACCTTAGAAAAACTAGTCTTAAAACCACTGGGTATGAAAAATAGCAGTTTTATCTGGCAAGATAGTTTTGATAGCCAGAGCGCTTCCGGCCATGATGTGGCTGGCATATCCATAAAACCCCGAAAAGGAAAGATGGTTAATGCGGCAGCCAGTTTAAGAACTACAGCTGTGGATTATGCTAAATTTGTCATTGCAATTCTTAATGAAGAGGGCCTGCAGAAATTTACATTTGCAGAAATTCTAACTCCACAAGTTCAACTCGACAAAAATTGTGTGAATTGCACCAATCGTCCTCTAGGTGAGTTATCGCAAATGTTAGGCTGGGGATTGGGATGGGGTTTACAAAAAACAGATGATGGCCATTCTTTTTGGCACTGGGGTGACAATGGGACTTTTAAGTGCTACATCGTTGCAAATATGGAAAATAAAACGGGAGTTGTCTATTTGACCAACAGTCAGAATGGATTAGCCATCCGCAACGAAATCGTTACTAAGGCGATTGGCGGAAATCAACCGGCCTTCGATTGGGTTCAGTACGAACAGTATGATTCTCCGGAAATGGTGTTCCAACAAACTGTTTTGAATCATGGGGCAAAAACAGGACTGAAAAAATATACTGATTTGAAGAATGAAAAAGAAGACCCTCCGGTAAGTGAACAATCGATTAACAATCTTGGATATACTTTACTCAGATTGAAACGCATCAATGATGCTGTTGAAATTTTCAAGTTGAATGTATACGAATACCCGGAATCTTTTAATGTTTATGATAGCCTGGGAGAAAGTTATATGGTGAATGGCGATACAACACTTGCGATTGAATATTATGAAAAATCTATTGAAATAAACCCCAAAAATACAAATGGGATGGAAATGTTGAAAAAGTTGAGAGGATATTAAATTTTTATCAGAAAAACAACTTTGATTTTGAGTCAAGTTTTTTCAGAAGAAATAAAATTACTTTGATTTTAAAATTCGAAATCCTAAATTCGAGATTCTAAACAATATCGAAAATTAGAATGTACAAAATTAAAAACAAGGTAAAACTGATTTACTCTCCTCAATAGGTTTCTTCGTTTTGTTTGGTGTATTTGGAATTTTATCATTGGAATTTGTCTAGGATTTCGATATTAGGATTTCGAGTTTATTAAGCTTGTTTTTCTTGACGGTTTGATGTGAAGCTTCGCTAGGTATTATTCTAAGTTTGAGCGATCAATCAAAGCGAATTACAGAGCCTTAACAACCACCACCGTCTGATCATCATGCTGGTGTGAATCCCCGGTAAATTTTTTAACAGATGCCATAATCTCATCACGAATTTGATTTGCAGAATGTGAGTTTCCTGATTTAAGAATATTTACTAAGGATTCTTCTCCATATTCTTCTCCTCCCTCTCCACGGGCTTCTGTGATTCCATCAGTAATAAGAAGAAAGACATCCCCCTTATTGTAATGAATCGTGGTTTCTTCCAGCTCAGAAGAAAATTTCTCCACCGTATCCAATCCAAGCCCTAATCCTTTTGGAATAACAAGTACGATTTTACGGCTGTTAGATTGATAATGGTACAATGGCAAGTGGCCTGCGCGGGCAACGACCAACTGTTTGTTGCTGGCATCAAATGAGGCGCCAATCGCTGTGATAAACGATTGTTTTTCAAGATCTTTATATAACAGAACATTCGCACGAATAAAAAGTTCACGAGGAGTCAAATCAAAACTTTGCAGCGAACGCATGATACCCTGGATTTTCGATAAATACAGAGCCGCCGAAGTGCCCTTCCCGCTTACATCTCCTACAATGATTGTTACTCGATTTGGATAGCCATTTAAATAATCAAAATAATCGCCGCCAACTTCTGTTGCCGGGATCGAGATGCCGGCTATCTCCAATTCATCAAGTTTTGGTGTTGTCTGTGGCAGCGATGCCAACTGAATGCGCCGGGCAATTTCTAATTCCAGCTTGAGTCGCTCTTGTCCTGCAAGTTTTTCATAGAGAAATGCATTTTCCACCGCAATCGCTGCCTGTTTAGCGATTGAATTCAGTAAAGTCAAATCTTCCTGATCAAATGGCGCTTCCGATAGTTTGTCGCCAATGAGCAATGTCCCAACCAGTTTATCCTTTGACCGGATCGGTATTATATGACGAAATCTCAATTGTTCGAAAATGGGGCGAACATTTGAAGGTAAGAATTCCACACTAAATCGCGCTTCATTACGGAATCTCTGGATTTCGGTTATAAGTTTGTCTTCAACTTCGATACAAAACTCACTCCATTCTTTATCTTGCAAACCATAAACTTCATGACAACAGCCAGAAATTTCGTTTCGAAAAAACAAGATCCCGGCTCGCCGCAAGTGCATCAATCTTGAAAGTTTTTCCACAATTCCTTTAGCCAGGTCAACCATGGTCAAGTTGTGCTCCATAACCTCGGCCAAGGCATTAGAAATATATTGATAGCTCTGATGACTGCGAAAATATTTTTCATCGATCAATTTCTGACCAACATTTCGAATCTTTAATAACAATGCAGATAAACCGATCGCAACCACGATGATTAAAATATTCTCAAAAAAATTACGGCGCGTTTCCGGTAACGGGGTATCAGAGATTTGCAGAGATGTTCCTGTAAAGGAAATATTTGGCAGGTTTATATTTACGTTTGCGATTACAAGTAATAAAAACAACAAAGATCCAAAAACAAAAGTTCCCCAGAATATGGTAAGAATCGTGTATTGAATATTACGGCGAACCTTTAAATCCAATTCCCATATCCGGTAACGGCCAATTGTGTACAAATATGCCAGAGGAATTAAAATAAAAATAGCCGATATAAAACCGCTGTTAATAAATATTCCCCGAATAATAATAACTAGAACACATAAAATTGAAACAGCCCAGAATATCGTGCGATTAAGTTTTTTATATTCAAGAGAGATCTTTTTGCGTTGGATGACCCTAATGATCAAATAATATGTGACCATTGATATTAATGCTACGAATATACCCATATCTTCATTCAAAGCATTTGTCAGAACAAGTAAGACTACGAAACCGGATATTAAATAAGGACCACCCACTTCCCAGAATTTTGGTTTATCTTCCGATCGTTGTTTTGGGAAATAGTAAAAACTGTGCAGCCATAAGGCAACCCCCAATAACAATCCGATTATTCTCAATGCATCCCTGATGATCACAAAATGATCTTCTTCAATTCCACGAGAATACGAAACAAGCAACACATACCCAATTAATACAAAAACAATACCAAGGATTCGAGCTGAAAAGAAATTTGGCCGTTTGATTCCTAAAAAGGCTCCCAGGCTTAAAAATATAAGCCCGGTTAATAAAGCAACTATCATGGAAAATTGAATACCAAAATTGGCAATTTTCACTTGAAGAGGTATTTCACGGTTATTGCGGAAAACTTTGTACTCTACAGTCTCCCCACTTCTGGTGCGACGTAAAATGTTATCTGCATCATAGTAATCATCGAATTCCTGGCCATCTATACTGAAAATAAGATCCCCCACCAGCATGCCCGCTTGTTCAGATGCGCCACCTGGAAATACATCAAAAACATATGCTGTCGGTGGTAATTCTATAAAAAAACTATCAGGTACTACTGATTTGTTGACAACATAGTCGAAATCCTTATTAAATCTTGTGCGAGAGATATCGAAACGCAAAGTGGAATCTGCCGGAACCAGTTCAAGAGTTTTCATAACCGACAAACTATTACGCTGACTCCTGCCGTTGATGAAAAGAATTAAATCGCCTACTTGAATAGAATCTTCCTGGCTGCTGGTTAGTTCACCCTCTCCTGCAATTGTTGATAGCCCTACTAAATCGGCGGGAAAACTTTTGGTTACATACAAATTTGATGCCGGATTGTTAAACCAATTTTCATCAGTTGGTGAGCTGGCATAGCGATGGGTATTTATCGATGCAATAAAAAGCAGAAAAACTACAAGTAAAGCAAATAATATCTGAAAGACTCGTGAATTTCGATCAAAATAAGACATAGCTAAATTTTTGTATGATTAGTATCAATTGAAGTTAAATACCCTGTTTAAAACAAAAAGGTTTAATCCTAAAAACTATATCTTTAATTTTTCTAAATAAAAAGCTAGCTTAACTATCATAATCTAGTTAATTTTACCGGATGAACAAGATAAAAATTATTTATTAAAGATACATTGAATATTACTCGTACGCGGTTTTTTTCTAATTAAAATTTATTTACGATTCTTGATTTTGAATTATACTGGATTTTGCCTATATTTAAACCGATTAAATTTTTATAAACTCTTTATTCTGACATTCAGTTTATGTGTGGTAGATTTTCAATATCAGCAAGAGAAGAGATTCTTGAAAAAAGATTTGGCGCCAGTTTTTACACTGAGACCATCGAAAAGAGATTTAATATTGCGCCTACTGATAAGGCTCCGATCATAACAAATACCACTCCGGATCGTATCCAGCTTTTCCAGTGGGGATTGATCCCCTATTGGTCGAAAGAGCCTTCAATCGGAGCAAGGCTAATAAACGCCCGGGATGATACGATAGCTGATAAACCAGCTTTCAGGGATTCTTTTAGAAGGAAAAGGTGCCTGGTTTTATCAGATGGATTTTATGAATGGAGAAAAATATCAACTGGCAAAATCCCATATCGCATAACTTTAAAAGATGGTGAACCATTCGCTTATGCCGGCTTGTGGGATAAATGGAAAAATGGCCAGGGAGAGAAGTTTACCTTCACCATTATAACAACAGAACCCAATGACCTGGTAAAAAAACTGCACAACCGTATGCCTGTTATTTTAAAACCTGAAGACGAGTCTGCGTGGCTGGACCAGAGTATTCCTCTCCAACATGCC encodes:
- a CDS encoding SOS response-associated peptidase, which encodes MCGRFSISAREEILEKRFGASFYTETIEKRFNIAPTDKAPIITNTTPDRIQLFQWGLIPYWSKEPSIGARLINARDDTIADKPAFRDSFRRKRCLVLSDGFYEWRKISTGKIPYRITLKDGEPFAYAGLWDKWKNGQGEKFTFTIITTEPNDLVKKLHNRMPVILKPEDESAWLDQSIPLQHARQLLQPYAGDKMEIYPVSTMVNSSRNEAPELIEPCDYPDLVEWF
- a CDS encoding serine hydrolase codes for the protein MKNKKSFLLLFIFMLFCITHVHTGNTFAQTDKKNRKKVQSIINDLDIQIPKLMQQANIPGLSIALIDHAEIVWAKGFGVKDNKTKEPVTENTVFEVGSLTKPAFAYAIMKMVENEQLDLDQPLSKYLPEKYIEDDRIDQITARKVLSHQTGFPNWRPRDRELKILFTPGERFSYSGEGYVYLQAVLDELTAEQVNETLEKLVLKPLGMKNSSFIWQDSFDSQSASGHDVAGISIKPRKGKMVNAAASLRTTAVDYAKFVIAILNEEGLQKFTFAEILTPQVQLDKNCVNCTNRPLGELSQMLGWGLGWGLQKTDDGHSFWHWGDNGTFKCYIVANMENKTGVVYLTNSQNGLAIRNEIVTKAIGGNQPAFDWVQYEQYDSPEMVFQQTVLNHGAKTGLKKYTDLKNEKEDPPVSEQSINNLGYTLLRLKRINDAVEIFKLNVYEYPESFNVYDSLGESYMVNGDTTLAIEYYEKSIEINPKNTNGMEMLKKLRGY
- a CDS encoding TerB family tellurite resistance protein, yielding MDFLKRIFETKTEERSSQTNEVKEQDIRIATCALFLEMVNIDGEFSDAERESIMSILKEEYDLSEEHALELSETANKELQGSIDLWRFTNLINENYSEEEKIRVVELLWKLLYADGKVDEHEDYLVRKLASLLRLSHKKLIEAKLRALED
- a CDS encoding SpoIIE family protein phosphatase, producing the protein MSYFDRNSRVFQILFALLVVFLLFIASINTHRYASSPTDENWFNNPASNLYVTKSFPADLVGLSTIAGEGELTSSQEDSIQVGDLILFINGRSQRNSLSVMKTLELVPADSTLRFDISRTRFNKDFDYVVNKSVVPDSFFIELPPTAYVFDVFPGGASEQAGMLVGDLIFSIDGQEFDDYYDADNILRRTRSGETVEYKVFRNNREIPLQVKIANFGIQFSMIVALLTGLIFLSLGAFLGIKRPNFFSARILGIVFVLIGYVLLVSYSRGIEEDHFVIIRDALRIIGLLLGVALWLHSFYYFPKQRSEDKPKFWEVGGPYLISGFVVLLVLTNALNEDMGIFVALISMVTYYLIIRVIQRKKISLEYKKLNRTIFWAVSILCVLVIIIRGIFINSGFISAIFILIPLAYLYTIGRYRIWELDLKVRRNIQYTILTIFWGTFVFGSLLFLLLVIANVNINLPNISFTGTSLQISDTPLPETRRNFFENILIIVVAIGLSALLLKIRNVGQKLIDEKYFRSHQSYQYISNALAEVMEHNLTMVDLAKGIVEKLSRLMHLRRAGILFFRNEISGCCHEVYGLQDKEWSEFCIEVEDKLITEIQRFRNEARFSVEFLPSNVRPIFEQLRFRHIIPIRSKDKLVGTLLIGDKLSEAPFDQEDLTLLNSIAKQAAIAVENAFLYEKLAGQERLKLELEIARRIQLASLPQTTPKLDELEIAGISIPATEVGGDYFDYLNGYPNRVTIIVGDVSGKGTSAALYLSKIQGIMRSLQSFDLTPRELFIRANVLLYKDLEKQSFITAIGASFDASNKQLVVARAGHLPLYHYQSNSRKIVLVIPKGLGLGLDTVEKFSSELEETTIHYNKGDVFLLITDGITEARGEGGEEYGEESLVNILKSGNSHSANQIRDEIMASVKKFTGDSHQHDDQTVVVVKAL
- a CDS encoding amidohydrolase family protein, with the protein product MNHMIEAGMPAMEAIKCATVNAADLLGKSDVLGTLKPGYYADIVAVEKNPLQNISALKEIAFVMKEGTIYKQDGTANPKAFGLK